A window of the Fuscovulum sp. genome harbors these coding sequences:
- the trxA gene encoding thioredoxin, protein MGVATVAVTDATFDAEVRKSDVPVVVDFWAEWCGPCRQIGPALEELAVEYAGKVKIVKVNVDENPDSPAQLGVRGIPALFLFKDGQVVSNKVGAAPKAALATWIQSAI, encoded by the coding sequence ATGGGCGTTGCGACCGTCGCCGTCACCGATGCCACCTTCGACGCCGAGGTCCGCAAGTCGGACGTCCCCGTCGTCGTCGATTTCTGGGCCGAATGGTGCGGCCCGTGCCGCCAGATCGGCCCCGCGCTTGAAGAGCTTGCCGTCGAATATGCCGGCAAGGTCAAGATCGTGAAGGTCAATGTCGACGAAAACCCCGACAGCCCGGCCCAGCTTGGCGTTCGCGGTATCCCGGCCCTGTTCCTGTTCAAGGACGGCCAGGTCGTTTCCAACAAGGTCGGCGCAGCACCCAAGGCCGCGCTGGCAACCTGGATCCAGTCGGCAATCTGA
- the addA gene encoding double-strand break repair helicase AddA, which translates to MTNAASERQVQAASPTASTWLSANAGSGKTSVLTNRVARLLLGGVEPQHILCLTYTKAAATEMQNRLFKRLGTWAMKPDAALREELAKLGEGARLDADTLAQARRLFARAIETPGGLRIQTIHSFCASLLRRFPLEAGVSPQFVELDDRTARLLRDDIIEELAETLAPDVIAEVARAWTGEDFATLIQQITGHRAKFATPLSSEDARRLFGLKQGESAETLLADVFLGDEAAWMPAVIAALHARGGNDGKAAAKLGPLNLSMPSLATLSVLEDVFLSGPKAKEPFTAKIGTFPTKDTRAALGPLLDRLENLMRRVESARSTRIALHAMDRALTLHRFAAAFLPLYEQRKAQRGWLDFDDLITRASTLLTDPAVAAWVLFRLDGGIDHILVDEAQDTSPEQWRVIESLAAEFTAGSGARDVDRTLFVVGDKKQSIYSFQGADVAAFDEKQNSFGARFRAVERSFQSLELEHSFRSSPAILRVVDDTFGDRFPAALGGRSSHIAFWDAMPGRVDLWPLIEKAEGKDEDDWRNPVDLITEEHHAARLAAQIADEIALMIRSGVAIPDNGLSRPVHAGDFLILVQRRSDLFAEIIRACKARNLPIAGADRLKLGAELAVKDISALLAFLATPEDDLSLAAVLRSPLCGWTEAELYALAQPRKGYLWEALREREAEFTNTYSLLNDLRDQADFLRPYDLIERLLTRHDGRRRLLQRLGPEAEDGIDELLSQALAYERTDVPSLTGFLVWLSTDEVEVKRQMDSEGHRIRVMTVHGAKGLEAPIVILPDTCDISPRERDEVVEVDSTPVWRTPADESPPAIAAARARRKERDGEERLRLLYVALTRARSWLIVCGAGEANQDQAWYRMVANGMQAAGAEPLPGGRLRHAFGIWPDPRPQTSVTPPLPDLPAWATVPAATVGRPPQPLSPSALGGAKALPGEGLDEETAKARGTALHLLLQHLPGTDPADHPALAAALIPDSALRAELLAEALAVIAAHPTLFTATALTEVEITATLLGQPMLGTVDRLIVEPTRILAIDYKSNRALPATPDQTPDGILRQMGAYAAALAQIYPDRRIDTAILWTRHAQLMPLDPDIVSAALARTTIP; encoded by the coding sequence ATGACCAACGCCGCCTCTGAACGGCAGGTGCAGGCCGCAAGCCCGACCGCCTCAACCTGGCTGTCCGCCAATGCCGGATCGGGCAAGACCAGCGTGCTGACAAACCGCGTGGCCCGCCTGCTTTTGGGCGGGGTGGAACCGCAGCACATCCTCTGCCTCACCTATACCAAGGCGGCAGCGACCGAGATGCAGAACCGCCTTTTCAAACGTCTCGGCACATGGGCGATGAAACCCGACGCGGCCCTGCGTGAGGAATTGGCCAAGCTGGGCGAAGGCGCGCGGCTGGATGCCGACACGCTGGCACAGGCCCGCCGTCTGTTTGCCCGCGCCATCGAAACGCCCGGCGGTCTGCGCATCCAGACCATCCACTCCTTCTGCGCCAGCCTCCTGCGCCGCTTCCCGCTTGAGGCTGGGGTATCCCCGCAATTCGTGGAACTGGATGACCGCACCGCCCGCCTGCTTCGCGACGACATCATCGAAGAACTGGCCGAAACCCTTGCCCCCGATGTGATAGCCGAAGTCGCCCGCGCCTGGACGGGCGAAGATTTCGCAACCCTGATCCAGCAGATCACGGGCCACCGCGCGAAATTCGCCACCCCCCTTTCGTCTGAAGATGCCCGCCGCCTGTTCGGCCTGAAACAGGGCGAAAGCGCTGAAACGCTTCTGGCCGATGTGTTTCTGGGGGATGAGGCGGCATGGATGCCAGCGGTCATCGCCGCGCTTCACGCAAGAGGCGGCAACGATGGGAAGGCGGCGGCAAAACTTGGACCCCTAAACCTGTCGATGCCCAGCCTTGCAACACTTTCCGTACTGGAGGATGTGTTTCTTTCCGGACCAAAGGCCAAGGAACCCTTCACCGCCAAGATCGGCACCTTCCCGACAAAGGATACCCGCGCCGCCCTTGGCCCACTTCTGGACCGCCTTGAAAACCTTATGCGGCGTGTTGAATCCGCCCGCAGCACCCGTATCGCGCTGCATGCGATGGATCGCGCGCTCACGCTGCACCGCTTCGCTGCCGCCTTCCTTCCCCTTTATGAACAGCGCAAGGCCCAGCGTGGCTGGCTGGATTTCGATGACCTGATCACCCGCGCCTCAACCCTTCTGACAGATCCTGCCGTCGCCGCCTGGGTTCTGTTCCGGCTGGATGGCGGGATCGATCATATTCTGGTGGATGAGGCGCAGGACACCAGCCCCGAACAATGGCGGGTGATCGAAAGCCTCGCCGCCGAATTCACCGCTGGCTCTGGCGCACGGGATGTGGATCGCACCCTGTTCGTCGTGGGCGACAAGAAGCAGTCGATCTATTCCTTCCAAGGCGCCGACGTTGCGGCCTTCGATGAAAAACAGAACAGCTTTGGCGCCCGTTTCCGCGCGGTGGAACGCAGCTTTCAATCGCTGGAACTGGAACATTCCTTCCGTTCCTCCCCCGCCATCCTGCGCGTGGTGGATGACACGTTTGGTGACCGCTTCCCCGCCGCGCTGGGCGGGCGGTCCAGCCATATCGCCTTCTGGGATGCGATGCCCGGCCGGGTGGACCTTTGGCCGCTGATCGAAAAAGCCGAAGGCAAGGATGAGGATGACTGGCGCAATCCCGTCGACCTTATTACCGAGGAACATCACGCCGCCCGCCTTGCAGCGCAAATCGCGGATGAGATTGCGCTGATGATCCGCTCCGGCGTTGCCATTCCGGACAACGGATTGTCCCGCCCCGTTCACGCGGGCGATTTCCTGATCCTCGTGCAGCGCCGGTCTGATCTGTTTGCCGAAATCATCCGCGCCTGCAAAGCCCGCAACCTGCCCATCGCCGGGGCGGACCGGCTTAAGCTCGGCGCGGAACTGGCGGTCAAGGATATCTCGGCCCTGCTCGCCTTCCTCGCCACACCCGAAGATGATCTGTCACTTGCTGCCGTCCTTCGCTCGCCCCTCTGCGGCTGGACAGAAGCAGAGCTTTACGCCCTCGCCCAGCCGCGCAAAGGCTATCTTTGGGAAGCCCTGCGCGAACGCGAGGCAGAGTTTACGAACACATATTCGCTTTTGAACGATCTCCGCGATCAGGCCGATTTCCTGCGTCCCTATGATCTGATCGAACGCCTGCTCACCCGCCACGATGGCCGCCGCCGTCTGCTACAACGCTTGGGACCAGAGGCCGAAGATGGGATTGACGAACTGCTCTCGCAGGCGCTGGCCTATGAACGCACCGATGTGCCCAGCCTGACAGGCTTCCTCGTCTGGCTCTCGACCGATGAGGTCGAGGTGAAACGCCAGATGGACAGCGAAGGTCATCGCATCCGGGTGATGACGGTGCATGGCGCAAAGGGCCTTGAAGCGCCGATCGTGATCCTGCCCGATACCTGCGACATCAGCCCCCGCGAACGGGATGAAGTGGTCGAGGTCGACTCCACCCCCGTCTGGCGCACTCCCGCCGATGAAAGCCCGCCCGCCATCGCCGCCGCACGCGCCCGCCGCAAAGAACGTGACGGCGAAGAACGCCTGCGCCTGCTTTACGTCGCACTCACGCGCGCACGGTCGTGGCTGATCGTCTGCGGCGCGGGCGAAGCAAATCAGGATCAGGCGTGGTATCGCATGGTCGCCAACGGGATGCAGGCCGCCGGGGCCGAACCTCTGCCCGGTGGCCGCCTGCGCCATGCCTTTGGCATCTGGCCCGATCCGCGCCCGCAAACGTCGGTCACGCCGCCGCTGCCTGACCTGCCTGCTTGGGCAACTGTTCCAGCGGCCACCGTCGGCCGCCCCCCACAACCCCTTTCGCCCTCTGCCCTTGGCGGGGCCAAGGCCCTGCCGGGCGAGGGGCTGGATGAGGAAACCGCCAAGGCACGCGGCACCGCGCTGCATCTGCTGCTGCAACATCTGCCCGGCACAGATCCCGCCGATCACCCGGCACTTGCCGCTGCGCTGATCCCCGACAGCGCCCTACGCGCCGAACTGCTGGCCGAGGCGCTGGCCGTCATCGCCGCTCACCCCACCCTTTTCACCGCCACCGCACTGACCGAGGTAGAGATTACCGCCACCCTCCTCGGCCAACCGATGCTTGGCACAGTTGACCGGTTGATCGTGGAACCCACCCGCATCCTTGCCATAGATTACAAATCCAACCGCGCCCTGCCCGCCACGCCGGACCAGACACCCGATGGCATTTTGCGCCAGATGGGGGCATATGCCGCCGCTCTGGCCCAGATCTACCCCGACCGCCGGATCGACACCGCCATTCTCTGGACGCGCCACGCCCAACTGATGCCCCTTGATCCCGATATCGTGAGTGCAGCCCTGGCGCGTACCACGATCCCTTGA
- a CDS encoding FxsA family protein, producing MPVFALLLAWPLIEIALFVTIGGAIGLWLTLLVVIGTGFLGITLLQRQGLRSAERLRRQMDQMRDPLGAAGDGALLALAAILLILPGFLTDFLGALLLIPPFRHLLIAQMARRFGVASMRSDQPARRSDGIVIDGEFVEIEPDPNRPPTQPSGWTRH from the coding sequence ATGCCCGTTTTCGCCCTTCTTCTGGCCTGGCCGCTGATCGAAATCGCACTTTTCGTCACCATCGGCGGGGCGATCGGGCTTTGGCTGACGCTTCTGGTGGTCATCGGCACTGGTTTCCTTGGCATCACGCTGTTGCAACGGCAGGGCCTGCGCAGCGCCGAACGTCTGCGCCGGCAGATGGATCAGATGCGCGATCCGCTGGGCGCAGCGGGGGACGGGGCACTGCTTGCCCTCGCGGCGATCCTGTTGATTTTGCCCGGCTTCCTGACCGATTTCCTCGGCGCGCTGCTGCTGATCCCCCCGTTTCGCCACCTGCTGATCGCGCAGATGGCGCGGCGTTTCGGCGTTGCGTCAATGCGGTCTGACCAACCCGCCCGCCGCAGTGACGGCATCGTGATCGACGGCGAGTTTGTCGAAATCGAACCCGATCCCAACCGCCCGCCCACCCAACCGTCCGGCTGGACGAGGCATTGA
- the hslV gene encoding ATP-dependent protease subunit HslV has translation MSDDKFPGWHGTTILAVRKGGEVVVAGDGQVSLGNTVIKGTARKVRRLSPGGRDVICGFAGSTADAFTLLERLEKKLEAAPGQLARACVDLAKDWRMDKYLRNLEAMLIVTDGRDLFVITGAGDVLEPEHDVAAIGSGGNFALAAARGLMHADLPAEDIARKAMAIAADICVYTNGNLTVERISA, from the coding sequence ATGTCCGACGACAAGTTCCCCGGCTGGCACGGCACCACCATCCTTGCGGTGCGCAAGGGTGGCGAAGTGGTCGTCGCGGGCGACGGTCAGGTCAGCCTTGGCAACACCGTGATCAAAGGCACCGCCCGGAAAGTGCGCCGCCTTTCCCCGGGCGGGCGCGATGTCATCTGCGGTTTTGCAGGCTCCACCGCCGATGCCTTCACCCTGCTGGAACGGCTTGAGAAAAAGCTTGAGGCAGCCCCCGGCCAACTCGCCCGCGCCTGCGTCGATCTGGCCAAGGATTGGCGGATGGACAAGTACCTCCGTAACCTTGAGGCCATGCTGATCGTCACCGACGGGCGCGATCTGTTTGTCATCACCGGCGCGGGTGACGTGCTGGAACCCGAACATGACGTCGCCGCCATCGGATCAGGCGGCAACTTCGCGCTCGCCGCCGCGCGCGGGTTGATGCACGCCGACCTCCCCGCCGAAGACATCGCCCGCAAGGCGATGGCGATTGCCGCGGATATCTGCGTCTACACCAACGGCAATCTGACGGTGGAACGGATCAGTGCATGA
- a CDS encoding MFS transporter, whose product MRFLPFLRANAPFLFAGFLLSFLSGFGQTYFISVFAAEIRETNGLGHGEWGALYAACTMASAFVMLWSGSLTDRFRVRHLGTAVLALLTLACLLMATGPTGWLLPVAIFALRLFGQGMVVQTAGVAMSRWFVASRGRALAVAALGFSVGEVVMPLGFVWLKSFLHWQSLWLVAALVIAISLPVIWRLLRLERTPQSIAAENDAPGMGNRHWTRGDMLRHPLFWCVLPALIGPPCFITAFFFQQVHLAEVKGWSHLGLVATFPAYTAASVTAMFAGGWALDRWGTARLMPVYVLPLGLFFAIFPLIDTLPFAALAMAIMGLTGGAQLTVSMAFWAEFYGTRHLGAIRAAVASAMVLATAIGPALSGLLIDRGYPLTAQMPLYAAWFLMASTLLFWRIRSDRSALPARA is encoded by the coding sequence ATGCGCTTTCTTCCCTTTCTGCGTGCCAACGCGCCCTTTCTTTTCGCAGGTTTCCTGCTGTCCTTCCTGTCGGGCTTTGGGCAGACCTATTTCATCTCGGTCTTCGCCGCCGAAATCCGCGAAACCAACGGGCTGGGGCACGGCGAATGGGGCGCGCTTTATGCCGCCTGCACCATGGCATCGGCCTTTGTCATGCTGTGGTCCGGCTCACTGACCGACAGGTTCCGCGTTCGCCACCTTGGCACTGCTGTTCTGGCGCTTCTTACACTGGCCTGCCTGCTCATGGCCACCGGCCCGACCGGGTGGCTTCTGCCTGTGGCCATCTTTGCCCTTCGCCTTTTCGGGCAGGGGATGGTGGTCCAAACCGCAGGCGTCGCAATGTCGCGCTGGTTCGTCGCCTCGCGCGGGCGGGCGCTGGCCGTGGCCGCCCTTGGCTTTTCGGTGGGCGAGGTGGTGATGCCGCTTGGCTTTGTCTGGCTGAAATCGTTCCTGCACTGGCAAAGCCTGTGGCTTGTGGCGGCGCTGGTCATCGCGATCAGCCTGCCGGTGATCTGGCGGCTTTTGCGGCTGGAACGCACCCCGCAATCCATCGCTGCTGAGAATGACGCCCCCGGCATGGGCAACCGCCACTGGACGCGCGGCGACATGCTGCGCCATCCGCTGTTCTGGTGCGTGCTGCCCGCGCTAATCGGGCCGCCATGTTTCATCACCGCCTTCTTCTTTCAGCAGGTCCATCTGGCCGAGGTGAAGGGGTGGTCCCATCTTGGTCTTGTCGCCACTTTCCCCGCCTATACCGCCGCCTCCGTCACCGCCATGTTTGCAGGGGGCTGGGCACTGGATCGTTGGGGAACCGCGCGACTGATGCCGGTCTATGTCCTGCCGCTGGGCCTGTTCTTTGCCATCTTCCCGCTGATCGACACCCTGCCCTTTGCGGCGCTGGCGATGGCGATCATGGGCCTGACCGGTGGCGCGCAACTGACCGTCTCTATGGCCTTCTGGGCGGAATTCTACGGCACCCGCCACCTTGGCGCGATCCGTGCGGCGGTCGCATCCGCCATGGTGCTGGCCACGGCGATCGGTCCCGCACTTTCCGGGCTGCTGATCGACAGGGGCTATCCGCTCACCGCGCAGATGCCGCTTTACGCTGCGTGGTTCCTGATGGCCTCAACCCTGCTGTTCTGGCGCATCCGCAGCGACCGGTCGGCGCTGCCCGCCCGCGCCTAA
- the hslU gene encoding ATP-dependent protease ATPase subunit HslU, translating into MTNLTPREIVSELDRFIIGQRDAKRAVAVALRNRWRRKQLGDDLRDEVYPKNILMIGPTGVGKTEISRRLAKLARAPFLKVEATKFTEVGYVGRDVDSIIRDLVDAAMVDTRTRMRDDVKARAQKAAEERVIEALAGKDAREQTREMFRGKLKRGELDQTVIELEIQDTATPMGMFPGGNGMELQMQGLQDLFKAFGGRATRKKMTVAESYDILIGQEADKLLDDEAVKAAALEAVQENGIVFLDEIDKICARSDARGADVSREGVQRDLLPLIEGTTVSTKYGPVKTDHILFIASGAFHIAKPSDLLPELQGRLPIRVELQPLTEGDFVRILTETDNALTRQYSALMATEEVTVTFTEDGIAALARIAAEVNGSVENIGARRLYTIMERVFEELSFTAPDRSGDRVTVDAGFVETNVGKLARSADISRYVL; encoded by the coding sequence ATGACCAACCTCACCCCGCGCGAGATCGTCTCGGAACTTGACCGTTTCATCATCGGCCAACGTGATGCAAAGCGGGCCGTGGCCGTGGCCCTGCGCAACCGTTGGCGGCGCAAGCAACTGGGCGATGACCTGCGCGATGAGGTGTATCCCAAGAACATCCTGATGATCGGCCCTACCGGCGTGGGCAAAACCGAAATCAGCCGCCGCTTGGCAAAACTCGCTCGCGCGCCCTTCCTCAAGGTCGAGGCCACCAAGTTCACCGAAGTGGGCTATGTCGGCCGCGATGTCGACAGCATCATCCGCGATCTGGTGGATGCCGCCATGGTCGACACCCGCACCCGTATGCGTGACGACGTCAAGGCCCGCGCCCAGAAAGCCGCTGAGGAACGCGTGATCGAAGCACTGGCCGGCAAAGACGCGCGCGAACAAACGCGCGAGATGTTCCGTGGCAAGCTGAAACGCGGCGAGCTGGATCAGACGGTGATCGAACTGGAAATCCAGGACACCGCCACCCCCATGGGGATGTTCCCCGGCGGCAACGGGATGGAATTGCAGATGCAGGGCCTGCAAGACCTGTTCAAGGCCTTTGGCGGCCGCGCCACCCGCAAGAAGATGACCGTGGCTGAAAGCTATGACATCCTCATTGGGCAAGAGGCTGACAAGCTTTTGGATGATGAGGCGGTCAAGGCCGCCGCTCTGGAAGCCGTGCAAGAAAACGGCATCGTCTTTCTGGATGAGATCGACAAGATCTGCGCCCGGTCTGATGCACGCGGCGCCGATGTCAGCCGCGAAGGCGTGCAACGCGATCTGTTGCCCCTGATCGAAGGCACCACCGTTTCCACCAAATACGGCCCGGTCAAGACTGACCATATCCTGTTCATCGCCTCAGGCGCGTTCCACATCGCCAAACCGTCAGACCTGCTGCCCGAACTTCAGGGCCGCCTGCCCATCCGCGTGGAACTCCAACCCCTGACCGAAGGCGATTTCGTTCGCATCCTGACGGAAACCGATAATGCGCTGACGCGGCAATACTCTGCCCTGATGGCCACGGAAGAGGTGACCGTCACCTTCACGGAAGACGGCATCGCAGCCCTTGCCCGCATCGCGGCCGAGGTGAATGGCAGCGTCGAAAACATCGGCGCGCGGCGGCTTTACACCATCATGGAACGTGTATTCGAAGAACTTTCCTTCACCGCACCCGACAGATCGGGTGACCGAGTGACGGTCGATGCGGGGTTTGTGGAAACCAACGTGGGTAAGCTGGCACGTTCGGCGGATATTTCCCGCTACGTCCTGTGA
- a CDS encoding alpha/beta fold hydrolase — protein MRPIALLCLVLAITACTPRGTMVVVPPETAEGPISTVFVGTTRGLEGTGVFGSGRSEEMRFARYDVAIPPQRQAGEIKYAKPRNANVSTDFLTTGQRIYAADADFKSDLNTALAANGREAIIFVHGFNNTFTEGLYRIAQLRHDLQIPGVALHYSWPSAAEPLGYVYDRDSVVFARDGLEDLIRETVAAGATRITLVAHSMGSFLSMEVLRDIALRDGRVMPQIRGVVLISPDIDVEVFRMQAKDIGTLPQPFLIFGSDRDRVLRLSALITGQSGRLGSLDSVEQLSDLEVTYLDVGAFSQGSGHFVPGTSPALIQLLGRIDDVDQAFGNDAAGRPGLLPGVILTARSATRVILAPVAEITGNTLN, from the coding sequence TTGCGCCCCATCGCTTTGCTGTGTCTGGTGTTGGCGATCACCGCCTGCACGCCGCGTGGAACCATGGTGGTGGTTCCCCCTGAAACGGCCGAGGGGCCGATTTCCACCGTTTTTGTCGGCACCACCCGCGGGCTGGAAGGCACTGGCGTCTTTGGCAGCGGTCGGTCCGAAGAGATGCGCTTTGCCCGCTATGACGTGGCCATCCCGCCGCAGCGACAGGCGGGCGAAATCAAATACGCCAAGCCGCGCAATGCCAATGTGTCCACCGATTTCCTGACCACCGGTCAGCGCATCTATGCCGCCGATGCCGATTTCAAATCCGATCTGAACACGGCACTCGCCGCCAATGGGCGCGAGGCGATCATCTTCGTCCACGGCTTCAACAACACTTTCACAGAAGGCCTCTATCGCATCGCCCAACTGCGCCATGATCTGCAAATTCCGGGCGTTGCGCTGCATTACTCCTGGCCCTCGGCTGCGGAACCTTTGGGCTATGTCTATGATCGCGATTCCGTCGTTTTCGCGCGCGACGGGTTGGAAGACCTGATCCGCGAAACCGTCGCCGCCGGGGCCACCCGCATCACCCTTGTCGCCCATTCCATGGGCAGCTTCCTGTCGATGGAGGTGTTGCGCGACATCGCCCTTCGCGACGGGCGCGTCATGCCGCAAATCCGCGGCGTGGTCCTGATCTCGCCCGATATTGATGTCGAGGTGTTCCGCATGCAGGCCAAGGACATCGGCACCCTGCCGCAACCTTTCCTGATCTTCGGCTCGGATCGTGACCGCGTGTTGCGTCTTTCGGCGCTGATCACAGGGCAAAGCGGGCGTCTCGGCTCGCTCGACTCTGTCGAGCAGCTTTCCGATCTTGAGGTGACCTATCTCGATGTCGGTGCCTTCTCACAAGGATCCGGTCACTTCGTCCCCGGAACCTCGCCCGCGCTGATTCAGCTTCTGGGTCGCATCGACGATGTGGATCAGGCCTTTGGCAACGATGCCGCGGGCCGCCCCGGCCTGTTGCCCGGCGTTATCCTGACCGCGCGCAGCGCAACGCGTGTGATCCTGGCCCCGGTGGCAGAGATCACAGGCAACACGCTGAACTGA
- a CDS encoding MltA domain-containing protein, whose protein sequence is MRSALAAAMMAVAMMTVPSHAEILRFADLEGWAADDHRAALSSFRETCGLLDESDWVPLCRLAEDAGDSAEGARQFFELFFRPVVIGAPPALFTGYYEPELEGSPVRTPRFAWPIYRRPPELRDGQVFHTRAEIERGILRGRGLELAWLDDPVDVYFLQVQGSGRIRMPDGAVVRVGYAGRNGHAYRSVGQEMVRRGTHSMDQVSAQEIAAHVRNQAGAELLNINPSYVFFRTVNEVPAEKGPIGAMGRSITAFRSVAIDPAYTPLGAPVWVEKDGAKPIRSLMVAQDTGGAIKGPQRADIFYGTGPAAGDAAGTVKDGGRMVVLLPIDRAYAMLPDGM, encoded by the coding sequence ATGCGTTCGGCCCTGGCAGCGGCTATGATGGCGGTCGCGATGATGACCGTGCCCAGCCATGCCGAAATTCTGCGATTTGCCGATCTGGAGGGATGGGCGGCCGATGACCATCGGGCCGCCCTTTCGTCTTTCCGGGAAACCTGCGGCTTGCTGGACGAATCCGATTGGGTGCCGCTGTGCAGGCTGGCGGAAGATGCGGGTGACAGCGCCGAAGGGGCGCGGCAGTTCTTCGAGCTGTTCTTTCGCCCTGTCGTGATCGGCGCGCCGCCCGCGCTGTTCACCGGGTATTATGAGCCAGAGCTGGAAGGGTCGCCGGTGCGCACGCCGCGCTTTGCCTGGCCCATCTATCGCCGTCCGCCGGAACTGCGCGATGGGCAGGTGTTTCACACGCGGGCCGAGATCGAGCGCGGCATCCTGCGCGGTCGGGGGCTGGAACTGGCCTGGCTGGATGATCCGGTGGATGTGTATTTCCTTCAGGTGCAGGGGTCGGGGCGTATCCGCATGCCCGATGGCGCGGTGGTGCGCGTGGGATATGCCGGGCGCAATGGCCATGCCTATCGGTCGGTCGGGCAGGAAATGGTGCGCCGCGGCACGCACAGCATGGATCAGGTTTCCGCGCAGGAGATTGCGGCCCATGTTCGCAATCAGGCCGGGGCGGAACTTTTGAACATCAACCCGTCTTATGTGTTCTTTCGCACGGTGAATGAGGTGCCGGCGGAAAAGGGCCCGATTGGGGCGATGGGGCGGTCGATCACGGCGTTCCGGTCCGTGGCGATTGATCCGGCCTATACGCCGTTGGGTGCGCCGGTCTGGGTGGAAAAGGATGGGGCCAAGCCGATCCGCAGCCTGATGGTGGCGCAGGACACTGGCGGTGCGATCAAGGGGCCGCAGCGGGCGGACATCTTTTATGGCACCGGCCCCGCAGCGGGGGATGCAGCGGGCACGGTGAAGGATGGCGGTCGCATGGTGGTTTTGCTGCCGATTGACCGCGCCTATGCGATGTTGCCGGACGGCATGTGA
- a CDS encoding Tim44/TimA family putative adaptor protein yields the protein MSSSLIQLLVLAGIAVFLILKLRSVLGTREGFEKPPIPLDEVRPAAKPRRDFEVIEGGPDRDITDHVADGTDAAKALGSMKLAEPGFNVSEFLSGARGAYEMILMAYEKGEVDKVRSFLSPEVAATFDEAIRLRVEQGLTVEATFVGLRELALHDATFDRDTREAEVSVRFVGELTSVVKDANGVVIEGSPNEIKRQRDVWTFARKMGSNDPNWQLVATGD from the coding sequence ATGAGCTCTTCCCTGATCCAGCTGCTTGTTCTGGCCGGGATCGCCGTTTTCCTGATTCTGAAGCTGCGTTCCGTGTTGGGAACACGGGAAGGATTTGAAAAACCGCCAATCCCGCTGGACGAAGTTCGTCCCGCCGCCAAGCCGCGCCGGGATTTCGAGGTGATCGAAGGCGGGCCGGACCGCGACATCACCGATCACGTTGCAGACGGAACGGATGCGGCCAAGGCGCTGGGGTCGATGAAGCTGGCTGAGCCGGGCTTTAACGTATCGGAATTCCTGTCCGGCGCGCGCGGTGCCTATGAGATGATCCTCATGGCCTATGAAAAGGGTGAGGTGGACAAGGTCCGATCGTTCCTGTCGCCGGAAGTGGCCGCCACCTTTGATGAGGCGATCCGCCTGCGCGTGGAACAGGGCCTGACGGTTGAGGCGACGTTCGTTGGCCTGCGCGAACTGGCGCTGCATGACGCGACCTTTGACCGCGACACGCGTGAGGCCGAGGTTTCGGTGCGTTTCGTGGGTGAGCTGACCTCGGTGGTCAAGGATGCCAACGGCGTGGTGATCGAAGGCAGCCCGAACGAGATCAAGCGGCAGCGTGATGTCTGGACCTTTGCCCGCAAGATGGGATCGAACGATCCCAACTGGCAACTTGTCGCCACCGGAGACTGA
- a CDS encoding Smr/MutS family protein: MSRRRTLRPEEEELWQAVARTARPMHPRAKAAVNRIEGAVHPHPLTEAKPAREAEIPKSWLEPFRLGQKARVAKTHDLAPSLGEALRDAPLQMDAKQHGRMVRGKLAPEARIDLHGMTLAEAHPELIRFILNAQSAGLRLVLVITGKGKRGEDWGPIPQRMGALRHQVPQWLRMPPLGPAVLQVTEAHLKHGGAGAYYVYLRRR; this comes from the coding sequence ATGAGCCGCCGCCGCACGCTGCGCCCCGAGGAAGAAGAACTGTGGCAGGCTGTGGCACGCACGGCGCGGCCGATGCATCCCCGCGCAAAGGCCGCCGTGAACCGGATCGAGGGCGCGGTTCATCCGCATCCCTTGACCGAAGCGAAACCTGCGCGTGAGGCGGAGATCCCGAAAAGCTGGCTGGAGCCGTTCCGGTTGGGCCAGAAGGCGCGCGTGGCCAAAACGCATGATCTGGCCCCGTCGCTGGGCGAAGCGTTGCGGGACGCGCCCTTGCAGATGGATGCCAAGCAGCATGGTCGCATGGTGCGTGGCAAGCTGGCGCCCGAGGCGCGGATTGATCTGCACGGCATGACATTGGCCGAGGCGCATCCCGAACTGATCCGCTTTATCCTGAACGCGCAGTCGGCCGGGTTGCGGTTGGTGCTGGTGATCACCGGCAAGGGCAAGCGGGGCGAGGATTGGGGGCCGATCCCGCAGCGGATGGGCGCGTTGCGCCATCAGGTGCCGCAATGGCTGAGGATGCCGCCCTTGGGGCCTGCGGTGTTGCAGGTGACCGAGGCGCATCTGAAACACGGCGGCGCGGGGGCCTATTACGTGTATCTGCGCCGCCGTTAG